Proteins from a genomic interval of Meleagris gallopavo isolate NT-WF06-2002-E0010 breed Aviagen turkey brand Nicholas breeding stock unplaced genomic scaffold, Turkey_5.1 ChrUn_random_7180001954838, whole genome shotgun sequence:
- the LOC109365094 gene encoding uncharacterized protein C1235.01-like, producing the protein MTTPFVSSMTTPFVSSMTTPIGSSMTTPFVPSMTTPFRSSMTTPFVSSMTTPFRSSMTTPFVSSMTTPFGSSMTTPFRSSMTTPFRSSMTTPFVSSMTTPIRSSMTTPFRSSMTTPFVSAMTAPFVSAMTAPFVSSMTTPFRTSMTTPTDSSMTTPFVSSMTTPFRSSMTTPFRSSMTTPFVSSMTTPFVSSMTTPFVSSMTTP; encoded by the coding sequence TGTGTCCTCCATGACTACACCTTTTGTGTCCTCCATGACTACACCTATTGGGTCCTCCATGACTACACCTTTTGTGCCCTCCATGACTACACCTTTTAGGTCCTCCATGACTACACCTTTTGTGTCCTCCATGACTACACCTTTTAGATCCTCCATGACTACACCTTTTGTGTCCTCCATGACTACACCTTTTGGGTCCTCCATGACTACACCTTTTCGGTCCTCCATGACTACACCTTTTAGGTCCTCCATGACTACACCTTTTGTGTCCTCCATGACTACACCTATTAGGTCCTCCATGACTACACCTTTTAGGTCCTCCATGACTACACCTTTTGTGTCCGCCATGACTGCACCTTTTGTGTCCGCCATGACTGCACCTTTTGTGTCCTCCATGACTACACCTTTCAGGACCTCCATGACAACACCCACTGACTCCTCCATGACAACACCTTTTGTGTCCTCCATGACTACACCTTTTAGGTCCTCCATGACTACACCTTTTAGGTCCTCCATGACTACACCTTTTGTGTCCTCCATGACTACACCTTTTGTGTCCTCCATGACTACACCTTTTGTGTCCTCCATGACTACACCT